GTTCCTCGTCCAGGCGCGGCAGATCGTCGCTGCGGTGGACGAGGCCGAAGAGCAGATGGCGCTGCGCCGCCAGCAGCCGGCCGGGCGCCTGCGGGTGAACGCCGCTGCGCCTTTCATGCTGCATGTGGTGGTGCCGCTGATCGAGGATTTTCGCCGGCAGTACCCGCAGATCCAGCTGGAGCTGCACAGCAGCGAGCGGATCATCGACCTGCTCGAGCAGCGTACCGATGTCGCCATCCGCATCGGTGCGCTGCGCGACTCGAGCCTGCATGCCCGCGCGCTAGGCAGCAACCGTCTGCGTGTGCTGGCCAGCCCGGCCTATCTGGCGGCCCATGGCACGCCGCAGAGCGTCGAGGCGCTGGCCGGTCACAGCCTGCTCGGCTTCACCCAGCCGGACAGCCTCAACCACTGGCCGCTGCGCCATGCGCTGGGCGACAGCCTGGTGATCAGCCCCAGCCTCGCGGCCTCCAGCGGCGAGACCCTGCGCCAACTGGCCCTGGCCGATGCCGGCATCGTCTGCCTGGCCGACTTCATGACCCGGGGCGACCGCGCCCGCGGCGACCTGGTGCAGCTGTTGCCGGACGCCACCGTCGAGGTGCGCCAGGCGATTCACGCGGTCTACTACCGCAACACCGCGCTGGCTTCGCGCATCCGCTGCTTTCTCGACTACCTGAGCACGCGGCTCAGGCAGGCCGACTAGTCAATCGCTGCGTCGCCCGGATCGGCTGCCTCGCCGCGCGCCCGCGGCCTCGATCGCTGCATCAGGCAGTAGGCCGCCGGCAGCACGAACAGCGACAGCAGCGGCGCGCTGAGCATGCCGCCGACCATGGGCGCGGCGATGCGGCTCATCACCTCGCTGCCGGTGCCGCTGCCGAGCAGGATCGGCAACAGGCCGGCGATGATCACCGCCACGGTCATGGCCTTGGGTCGCACGCGCTGCACCGCGCCTTCGCGAATCGCCTCGAGCAGCGCGGTTTCCCCGTGGTGGCCGGCGGCCAGGCGCGCCTCCCAGGCGTTCTTCAGGTACAGCAGCATGATCACGCCGAACTCGGCGGCGACCCCGGCCAGGGCGATGAAGCCGACCCCGGTGGCCACCGACAGGTGAT
The genomic region above belongs to Pseudomonas benzenivorans and contains:
- a CDS encoding LysR substrate-binding domain-containing protein — protein: MKSTLDELQAFIHVVDSGSITAAAEQLAQTTSGISRALGRLEAKLETTLLRRTTRRLELTEEGQVFLVQARQIVAAVDEAEEQMALRRQQPAGRLRVNAAAPFMLHVVVPLIEDFRRQYPQIQLELHSSERIIDLLEQRTDVAIRIGALRDSSLHARALGSNRLRVLASPAYLAAHGTPQSVEALAGHSLLGFTQPDSLNHWPLRHALGDSLVISPSLAASSGETLRQLALADAGIVCLADFMTRGDRARGDLVQLLPDATVEVRQAIHAVYYRNTALASRIRCFLDYLSTRLRQAD